Proteins found in one Physeter macrocephalus isolate SW-GA chromosome 17, ASM283717v5, whole genome shotgun sequence genomic segment:
- the LOC102988002 gene encoding LOW QUALITY PROTEIN: eukaryotic translation initiation factor 4 gamma 2-like (The sequence of the model RefSeq protein was modified relative to this genomic sequence to represent the inferred CDS: inserted 2 bases in 2 codons; substituted 3 bases at 3 genomic stop codons) — VLREGFSFLPSPSLPTPSINIILLKILRCQAAKVKSEIAEGGASPFSASSGGGGSRGAPQHYLKTAGNSEFLGKSPGQNAQKWIPAGNTRRDDNSVANNYANEKERHDAIFRKVRGILSKLTPEKFDKLCLELLIVGVESKLILKGVILLIVDKALEEPKYSSLYAQLCLRLAEDEPNFDGPAAEGQPVQKQSTTFRCLXISKLQDEFENRTRNVDIYDKRENPLLPEEEEQRAIAKIKMLGNIKFVGELGKLDLIYESILXKTFLEKKKRLQLKDMGEDLECLCQIMRTVGPRLDQERAKSLMDQCFAQMCSLMLSKELLVRIRFLLQHTIELKEHHWVPRKAFLDNGPKMINQIRQDAVKDLGVFITAPMAQGMRSDFFLEGPFMPLRMTMDRDPLGGLADMFGQMPGSGIGTGPGVTQDRFSPTMGRHHSNQLFSGHGGHIILPTQSQFGEMGGKFMKSQGLSQLYRNQSQGILSQLQGQSKDMPPQFSKKGQLNADEISLRPAQSFLMNKNQVPKLQPQITMIPPSAQPPHTQTPPLGQTPQLGLKTNPPLIQEKPAKTSKKPPPSKEELLKLTKTLVTNYLNSGNANEAVNGVREMRAPKHFLPEILSKVIILSLDRSDEDKEKASSLISLLKQEGMATSDNFMQAFLNVLDQCPKLEIDIPLVKSYLAQFAAHAIISELVSISELAQPLESGTHFPLFLLCLQQLAKLQVXEWLTELFQQSKVNMQKMLPEIDRNKDHMLEILGGKGLSFLFPLLKLEKALLKQIKLDXSPQTIYKWIKDNISPKLHVGKGFVNILVTSFLQYISSEVNPPSDERDSSSAPSKEQLEQVKQLLLSFKPVMQKFLHDHVDLQVSALCALQVHCYNSNFPKGMLLCFFVHFYDMEITEEEGFLAWKEYMTQEFPGKGKALFQVNQXLTWLETAEEEESEDEAY; from the exons GTTCTCCGTGAAGGTTTTTCATTTCTcccatccccttccctccctaccccatccattaatattattcttttgaagATTCTTCGTTGTCAGGCTGCCAAAGTGAAGAGTGAGATTGCAGAAGGCGGTGCTTCTCCTTTCAGTGCTTCTTCTGGCggaggaggaagcaggggtgCACCTCAGCACTATCTCAAGACTGCTGGCAACAGCGAGTTCCTGGGGAAATCCCCAGGGCAAAACGCGCAGAAATGGATTCCTGCAGGAAACACTAGACGAGATGACAACTCCGTAGCAAACAACTACGCAAATGAAAAAGAACGACATGATGCAATCTTCAGGAAAGTAAGAGGCATACTAAGTAAGCTTACTCCTGAGAAGTTTGACAAGCTATGCCTTGAGCTCCTCATTGTGGGTGTAGAGTCTAAACTCATCCTTAAAGGGGTCATACTGCTGATTGTGGACAAAGCCCTAGAAGAGCCAAAGTATAGCTCCCTGTATGCTCAGCTGTGTCTGCGATTGGCAGAAGATGAACCAAACTTTGATGGCCCAGCAGCAGAGGGTCAGCCAGTACAGAAGCAAAGCACAACATTCAGATGCCTCTGAATTTCCAAATTACAAGATGAATTTGAAAACCGAACCAGAAATGTTGATATCTATGATAAGCGTGAAAATCCCCTCCTCCCCgaggaggaggaacagagagCCATTGCTAAGATCAAGATGTTGGGGAACATCAAATTCGTTGGAGAACTTGGAAAGCTTGATCTTATTTATGAATCTATCC ccaaaacatttttggaaaaaaagaagagactccAACTCAAAGATATGGGAGAGGATTTAGAGTGCCTCTGTCAGATAATGAGGACAGTGGGACCTAGATTAGACCAGGAAAGAGCCAAGTCCTTAATGGATCAGTGCTTTGCCCAAATGTGCTCCTTGATGTTAAGTAAGGAATTGCTGGTGAGGATTCGTTTCCTGCTGCAGCATACCATAGAGTTGAAAGAACACCATTGGGTTCCTCGCAAGGCTTTTCTTGACAATGGACCAAAGATGATCAATCAAATCCGTCAAGATGCAGTAAAAGATCTAGGAGTGTTTATTACTGCTCCTATGGCTCAAGGGATGAGAAGTGACTTCTTTCTGGAGGGACCATTCATGCCACTCAGGATGACAATGGATAGGGACCCACTTGGAGGACTTGCTGATATGTTTGGACAAATGCCAGGTAGTGGAATTGGTACTGGTCCAGGAGTTACCCAGGATAGATTTTCACCCACTATGGGGCGTCATCATTCAAATCAACTCTTCAGTGGCCATGGGGGACACATCATACTTCCCACACAATCACAGTTTGGGGAGATGGGAGGCAAGTTTATGAAAAGCCAGGGTCTAAGCCAGCTCTACCGTAACCAGAGTCAGGGAATTTTATCCCAGCTGCAAGGACAGTCGAAGGATATGCCACCTCAGTTTTCTAAGAAAGGACAGCTTAATGCAGATGAGATTAGCCTGAGGCCTGCTCAGTCTTTCCTAATGAATAAAAATCAAGTGCCAAAGCTTCAGCCCCAGATAACTATGATTCCTCCTAGTGCACAACCACCACACACTCAAACACCACCTCTGGGACAGACACCTCAGCTTGGTCTCAAAACTAATCCACCACTTATTCAGGAAAAGCCTGCCAAGACCAGTAAAAAGCCACCACCATCAAAGGAAGAACTGCTTAAACTAACCAAAACTCTTGTAACCAATTATCTGAATAGTGGAAATGCAAACGAAGCTGTCAATGGTGTAAGAGAGATGAGGGCTCCTAAACACTTTCTCCCTGAGATATTAAGCAAAGTAATCATCCTGTCACTAGATAGAAGtgatgaagataaagaaaaagcaagttcTTTGATCAGTTTACTCAAACAGGAAGGGATGGCCACAAGTGACAACTTCATGCAGGCTTTCCTGAATGTATTGGACCAGTGCCCCAAACTGGAGATTGATATCCCCTTGGTGAAATCATATTTAGCACAGTTTGCAGCTCATGCTATCATTTCGGAGCTGGTGAGCATTTCAGAACTAGCTCAACCACTGGAAAGTGGCacccattttcctctcttcttactTTGTCTTCAGCAATTAGCTAAATTACAAGTTTGAGAGTGGTTAACAGAGCTTTTCCAACAAAGCAAGGTTAATATGCAGAAAATGCTCCCAGAAATTGATCGGAATAAGGACCACATGTTGGAGATCTTGGGAGGAAAGGGACTGAGTTTCTTATTCCCACTCCTCAAATTGGAGAAGGCACTGTTAAAGCAAATAAAGTTGG CATCCCCTCAAACCATATATAAGTGGATTAAAGATAACATCTCTCCCAAACTTCATGTAGGTAAAGGATTTGTGAACATCTTAGTGACTAGCTTCTTACAGTACATTTCTAGTGAAGTAAACCCGCCCAGTGATGAAAGAGATTCTTCCTCTGCTCCTTCCAAAGAACAGTTAGAGCAGGTAAAACAACTGCTTCTTTCCTTCAAGCCAGTAATGCAGAAATTCCTTCATGATCACGTTGATCTACAAGTCAGTGCCCTCTGTGCTCTTCAGGTGCACTGCTACAATAGCAACTTCCCAAAAGGCATGTTACTCTGCTTTTTCGTTCACTTCTATGACATGGAAATTACTGAAGAAGAAGGTTTCTTGGCTTGGAAAGAGTATATGACCCAAGAGTTCCCAGGGAAAGGCAAGGCTTTGTTCCAGGTGAATCAGTGACTAACCTGGCTAGAAACTGCTGAAGAAGAAGAATCAGAGGACGAAGCTTACTAA